Proteins encoded together in one Lathyrus oleraceus cultivar Zhongwan6 chromosome 5, CAAS_Psat_ZW6_1.0, whole genome shotgun sequence window:
- the LOC127083353 gene encoding 36.4 kDa proline-rich protein: MANFAIANVLILLLNLSTLLNVLACPYCPYPSPKPPTHKPPIVKPPVHKPPKPQPCPPPSSSPKPPHVPKPPHYPKPPAVHPPHVPKPPAVHPPHVPKPPVVHPPIVHPPYVPKPPVVKPPVVKPPHVPKPPVVPVTPPYIPKPPIVFPPHVPLPPVVPVTPPYVPKPPIVFPPHVPLPPVVPVTPPYVPKPPIVFPPHVPLPPVVPVTPPYVPLPPVVPVTPPFVPTPPIITPPTPTVPVPSPPSETPCPPPPPTVVPYPPPAQPTCSIDALKLGACVDVLGGLIHIGIGGSAKQTCCPLLQGLVDLDAAVCLCTTIRLKLLNINLVIPLALQVLIDCGKTPPEGFKCPSS, encoded by the coding sequence ATGGCTAACTTTGCTATAGCCAATGTTTTGATACTTCTCTTGAACTTGAGTACCTTACTCAATGTTCTTGCTTGTCCTTATTGTCCCTACCCTTCTCCTAAGCCACCAACACATAAACCTCCTATTGTTAAACCACCAGTTCATAAACCACCAAAGCCACAACCTTGTCCACCTCCTTCTTCATCACCGAAACCACCACATGTTCCAAAACCTCCTCATTATCCCAAACCACCAGCAGTGCATCCACCTCATGTTCCAAAACCACCAGCAGTGCATCCACCCCATGTTCCAAAACCACCAGTAGTGCATCCACCTATAGTGCATCCACCTTATGTACCAAAACCACCAGTTGTTAAACCACCAGTTGTGAAACCACCTCATGTCCCTAAACCGCCTGTTGTTCCAGTAACACCACCTTATATTCCTAAACCACCAATTGTTTTTCCACCACATGTTCCTCTTCCTCCGGTTGTTCCAGTAACACCGCCTTATGTTCCGAAGCCACCAATTGTCTTTCCACCACATGTTCCTCTTCCACCAGTTGTTCCGGTAACACCGCCTTATGTTCCTAAGCCACCAATTGTTTTTCCACCACATGTTCCTCTTCCACCAGTTGTTCCAGTAACACCACCTTATGTTCCTCTTCCTCCTGTCGTTCCAGTAACACCACCTTTTGTACCAACACCGCCTATTATTACACCACCGACACCGACCGTACCAGTTCCTAGTCCACCTAGTGAAACACCATGtccaccaccaccaccaacaGTTGTACCTTATCCACCACCAGCACAACCAACATGTTCCATTGATGCTTTGAAGTTAGGTGCATGTGTTGATGTGCTCGGTGGTCTCATACATATTGGAATCGGTGGAAGTGCTAAACAAACATGTTGTCCATTGCTTCAAGGACTTGTAGATTTGGATGCTGCTGTGTGTCTATGCACCACTATTAGACTCAAGCTTCTTAATATCAACCTTGTTATTCCCCTTGCTCTTCAGGTTCTTATCGACTGTGGCAAAACTCCACCAGAAGGTTTCAAGTGTCCATCATCATAG